The Geomonas agri genome contains the following window.
TTGGGGACCACGAGAGTGTGCCCGAGTGTAACCGGAAAACCGTCGTGGAGGGCCAAAGCCAGCTCGTTTTCCAGCAGGACGTGGGCTGGATCGATCCGGCAGAAAGGGCAGGCAGCCTGGGTCATGATCGCCTCTATACGAATTCCACCTTCTCGGTCGCGGCGGTCACCACGAAGGCTCTCTCGTTATTGCTGTTGGGGTCGCAGGGGAAGACGATGAAAGTGGCGCGTGCCGGCGAGAAGCCCTGTGTGTAACCGACCAGGGTTTCGCCATCTTTGAAGCGGACCTTGATCTTCTTGCCCAGCCCAACCCTTTCCACGTCCAGCCGCTCCTGGTATTCGTGATTTCCCTGGAAGCTCTTGACGAAGAAGATGGCTTTCAACTGCTCGACGTTCACTTCGTAACGGTTTGCCGTTTCAGTCTCAGTGAGGTGAAAGAGCATCTTGTTGGCGGCGAGATCTTCGGTGGTACCCTTAACGACCTTGCCGTCTGCATAACGAACCACGATCTTTGCTATCACCGGTAACCTCTCCCTTCGTAAATCACAGCAGATTCAGGTTGTAAACCAAAGGCACTCCCCTACTATCACAAACCGTGAATAATTAGAAGCAGTTTTGCTTGGGTTACAGCCAGTGGCGCGGATAGGAGCGGTGATAGACAACGTTATTGGTAAAGCAGGCCACAATGAGCAGGATCAGCGCCCCGGTCAGTACCGGGAGCAGCACAAACGACGGCCCCACCGCCCCCTGCACTCCTATCAGGGCGGTGGCGCCGCCGGGAGGGTGGGTGGTGTGAGTCACATTCATCAGAAAAATAGAGGTACAGACGGCGAGGGCCATGCTAACTGGCGTCGACCCGAACAGTGCGACCGCGACCACCGCCACCAGGGCGGAGACGACGTGTCCACCGACCAGGTTGCGCGGC
Protein-coding sequences here:
- a CDS encoding DUF6982 domain-containing protein, with the translated sequence MIAKIVVRYADGKVVKGTTEDLAANKMLFHLTETETANRYEVNVEQLKAIFFVKSFQGNHEYQERLDVERVGLGKKIKVRFKDGETLVGYTQGFSPARATFIVFPCDPNSNNERAFVVTAATEKVEFV
- a CDS encoding HPP family protein → MKRRLSVVMRRKVAIRKRLARVPRRCRAPIRGTRSPMTLRYAAWSFVSAMGALLVISELTILLGHPLLIGSLGASAVLLFGANESPLAQPRNLVGGHVVSALVAVVAVALFGSTPVSMALAVCTSIFLMNVTHTTHPPGGATALIGVQGAVGPSFVLLPVLTGALILLIVACFTNNVVYHRSYPRHWL